TATGCACTCAGTAAGTATGCTATATAACTTAACAAATCCTGTTGACATTTCAGCAATCAATTTTATTACGATGTCATAATCAAAGAAGAAGGGTTCTGGATGCATCATGAGCTGCTCCGTAGAACTACGACAGCGAAGACAGCAGGGGATGGTGGAGGATCCTCATAAACTAGCAGCAATGATGAATAAATCTCAAAGACTTGTACTAGGACTTTTAGTTTTACTTCTGGTAGATATAATTTGGGTCTCCAGTTCTGAATTAACTAAAGTAAGCACTAactttaataatatatactaactttaataatatattataatatattaataatatatagtctACATTTCAGTACATTTATAGAGAAGCTGCATTTGAAAAGCCATTTTTTAGTACATATGTAAAAACATCTATGTTCACACTTTATTTGCTGGGTTTATGTTTTTGGCCACCATGGCGGGATCAGTGTAACAAACCTGCCACATATATGGTAAACTCACATGCAAATAAGCCTCttttagaaaattgtatttacaTTTGTTTTCTTATCTTCTTTTTTAGTTTATAGATCCTAATGTTGAAGATGATAACTTTTATTCAGAAGCCAATACAAGTCTGGTAAGCATTCCTTTGTtcgctattatattattaatattaacagaAGCTTGTAACATTGCAGAGTGATCCAACATTTGTTCCAATAAAAACGCCAGATCATTGTGATCGTTCCTCAGGCACAGAAAGTGATGATTCATCAATACGTTCTGTCCGATTTAGTAAGTTAGCAGAAGTCAGGCATATGTCAGAAACTGACGCCACGGAAGCGTTATTGGCAAGACTTAGTTACCAAGCTAGCTTAAGAGCTGGGGAGCATGTGAGGCGACAAGCCAATAAATTTTCTGTGCAAAAAGTTGCTAAGATTGCACTTATGTTTTGTTTACTTGTATGTAGCAATTTAGCAACTTATAGCAATTGTGTAAGTATTGAGCTAACACTTGTTTATTATATTGCAGTGGTTTATGGCGAATTATACTTATCAGATCTCGTTAGCAAAAACCGAAGCAGGAGTTGTAACAGTATTGTCATCAACTTCTAGCTTATTCACATTATTCCTTGCTGCTTTTTTCCCGAGCAACGGAGGAGATAAATTTACACTGTCTAAGCTAGTTGCTGTATCCATCAGCATTTTTGGGCTAGTATGTATATTCTCGTGTTTAATGTAAGCTTCATGATTGAGATagtacaaataatttatctttgttttttaatgtttaaggTATTAGTGGGTCTTTCAGATTTAACTATAGAAACTAATAGGATACCCACTGGTATAATATTAGCGCTAGTCAGTGCATTTTTCTATGCTGCTTACATTGTATTTTTAAAGAGAAAAGTAGATCATGAGGATAAGATGGATATACCAATGTTTTTTGGTTTTGTTGGTCTTTTTAACTTGACGCTTTTATGGCCTTTATTCTTTATCCTCCATTATGGTCATTGGGAGGCATTTGAATGGCCAGATACCCATCAGTGGACATTTTTAATCATCAATGGTCTTATTGGTACCGTTTTAAGCGAAGTACTTTGGCTATGGTAAGATCATGAAAGAATTTAAAACTGTATATTAATATACGATGCTGACTGTGCTGTTGTTTTATACTTCCAGGGGTTGTTTTTTAACATCGTCCCTTATAGCAACATTGGCAGTTAGTTTAATTATGCCGATGTCGATGATAGCCGATGTACTGTTAAAGAAAGTCGAATATCCATACATTTTCTATTTAGGAACAGTTCCGATGCTTCTAGCATTTCTAACTGTGTCTCTTCTGTCCTATTATGATAATTGGGATCCAGTTATGGAtttaattaaaagaatttacgtttggatttgtagaaaaaaCAGATCAACAAGGTATTACCGATAAGAAACTGTAATTGAAGTTTAATACTTAAATAGTTATGTTATGGTCATATTAAACTGTTGCATTGATTTTGACATTAAAAATTTCAGAATGCCAGATCTTGAAGCAGAACAAACCGAATCGCTGATAGGAATAAATAGCGGTGAACATGAAGCTTAACTCGACAATAACTATGAGGAAACTGTGTAATAAATGTCctttatgtatgtatatttctaCACCTAACTACAAATGCTTCATCGACGAGCATAATCTTCATTAATGTACTGTGTATACGTCTTCTTGATATGAATATCTGTTTTGATAAAAGGATTCTGCATATTttttaagttaaatgatttATGCATATTTAATTATGAAGCATTATCTCGAAGATAGTGCCAAGCAATGTCGTTACATAGTCATAATCTTCTGTAATGCATATGTTATTCTACTGATTTgccataaaagaaaatttaaatttCGTTTTTATGCAGAATGCTACAAAACTGCCAGACAATAATTGCGCTTACTCGATATACACATTATTAGAGACAACAGAAATTAATCATTAAGCTTTTTGTTCGTGTATATCGAATTAACATC
The window above is part of the Megalopta genalis isolate 19385.01 chromosome 2, iyMegGena1_principal, whole genome shotgun sequence genome. Proteins encoded here:
- the LOC117219350 gene encoding solute carrier family 35 member F5 isoform X2, translated to MSCSVELRQRRQQGMVEDPHKLAAMMNKSQRLVLGLLVLLLVDIIWVSSSELTKYIYREAAFEKPFFSTYVKTSMFTLYLLGLCFWPPWRDQCNKPATYMFIDPNVEDDNFYSEANTSLSDPTFVPIKTPDHCDRSSGTESDDSSIRSVRFSKLAEVRHMSETDATEALLARLSYQASLRAGEHVRRQANKFSVQKVAKIALMFCLLWFMANYTYQISLAKTEAGVVTVLSSTSSLFTLFLAAFFPSNGGDKFTLSKLVAVSISIFGLVLVGLSDLTIETNRIPTGIILALVSAFFYAAYIVFLKRKVDHEDKMDIPMFFGFVGLFNLTLLWPLFFILHYGHWEAFEWPDTHQWTFLIINGLIGTVLSEVLWLWGCFLTSSLIATLAVSLIMPMSMIADVLLKKVEYPYIFYLGTVPMLLAFLTVSLLSYYDNWDPVMDLIKRIYVWICRKNRSTRMPDLEAEQTESLIGINSGEHEA
- the LOC117219350 gene encoding solute carrier family 35 member F5 isoform X3 translates to MSCSVELRQRRQQGMVEDPHKLAAMMNKSQRLVLGLLVLLLVDIIWVSSSELTKSTFQYIYREAAFEKPFFSTYVKTSMFTLYLLGLCFWPPWRDQCNKPATYMFIDPNVEDDNFYSEANTSLSDPTFVPIKTPDHCDRSSGTESDDSSIRSVRFSKLAEVRHMSETDATEALLARLSYQASLRAGEHWFMANYTYQISLAKTEAGVVTVLSSTSSLFTLFLAAFFPSNGGDKFTLSKLVAVSISIFGLVLVGLSDLTIETNRIPTGIILALVSAFFYAAYIVFLKRKVDHEDKMDIPMFFGFVGLFNLTLLWPLFFILHYGHWEAFEWPDTHQWTFLIINGLIGTVLSEVLWLWGCFLTSSLIATLAVSLIMPMSMIADVLLKKVEYPYIFYLGTVPMLLAFLTVSLLSYYDNWDPVMDLIKRIYVWICRKNRSTRMPDLEAEQTESLIGINSGEHEA
- the LOC117219350 gene encoding solute carrier family 35 member F5 isoform X1; protein product: MSCSVELRQRRQQGMVEDPHKLAAMMNKSQRLVLGLLVLLLVDIIWVSSSELTKSTFQYIYREAAFEKPFFSTYVKTSMFTLYLLGLCFWPPWRDQCNKPATYMFIDPNVEDDNFYSEANTSLSDPTFVPIKTPDHCDRSSGTESDDSSIRSVRFSKLAEVRHMSETDATEALLARLSYQASLRAGEHVRRQANKFSVQKVAKIALMFCLLWFMANYTYQISLAKTEAGVVTVLSSTSSLFTLFLAAFFPSNGGDKFTLSKLVAVSISIFGLVLVGLSDLTIETNRIPTGIILALVSAFFYAAYIVFLKRKVDHEDKMDIPMFFGFVGLFNLTLLWPLFFILHYGHWEAFEWPDTHQWTFLIINGLIGTVLSEVLWLWGCFLTSSLIATLAVSLIMPMSMIADVLLKKVEYPYIFYLGTVPMLLAFLTVSLLSYYDNWDPVMDLIKRIYVWICRKNRSTRMPDLEAEQTESLIGINSGEHEA